In the genome of Anabrus simplex isolate iqAnaSimp1 chromosome 2, ASM4041472v1, whole genome shotgun sequence, the window atatcattcttcgtttgtgagaaagtagaatcttcatttgatttgtcttcttaaaaaaaggaaccactttggaacgacttccaggtcgtagatatttcgattacgggagactcaaggccaactctatttCACCCACAAATAAGGCTgaatcttccccatcccatgtaTTTCTTGACTCTATCAGTTGCAGGAATCgcatgcaggatgccttaagtcaaataaGAAGACCTAGAAGTAAACAGCCggtcctgtggtgtagaggtagcgtgcccgtctcttaccggaggccccggattcgattgctggccaggtcaaggatttttacctggatctgaggactggttcgaggtacactcagcctgcgtgattataattgaggggctatctgacggtgagatggtggccccggtctagagagccaggaatagaggccgagaggattcgtcgttctgaccatacgacacctcgtaatctgcaggctttcgggcagagcagcggtcgctcggtaggctatggcccttcggggctgttcctggtttggaaaagtaaacaaGGAAGCGACAGCCCTGCAAGGTACTTTAGCTTCCAGCTGATTCTTCCGTTCGGTGTGGTGCATTTAGGACAATTGGAAAATGTACGAAATTCTCCTCATAAAGCCTTGTAAAAATattaactgcatctatttataacaaatgcctCTTTtttatgtggctcagttggttgagtcactgttcttctgagtctgagttcgcgggttcaaatcccggctagGGTCGATGGTTCTTGAAAGGGTGTTttaatggcaacagctccatgtcgttggtttctttcagaaataactaccatactcctattgacgaaagaagctctgcactatgacggcctaagtttggaataaccacGGGGAGGGGGACCCCAAGgtgtccagacaccccaggagttttaaggAATGTACTTGTATTAAGCATATTATATACACTCTTACTTGGAGCCAAGGATACTCATTTCCTtattaggtattctataccacctaaactctctgGTAATTTGGACACGTATCAAAATAATATTCTGGATGAAGAAATACCTTCATgcctccccccccccgcccaacCGAAATCCTTGCTACGCTATTGACGTCGTCCACTTCAGATGTAACCCAAGGTAAGTCGAAGTAAATTTAATGGACTATTCTGTTGAGAAGAGACGATTTATAATATCGCACAGAAAGGTTTTTTGCTCTCCTGAACTGTTGGGAATTTAATGTTCATTAGTTTAACATGGTGGTGACGACATGTCCAAGAAATACATAACGCCGGAAGCAATGTTCCTTGTCACCGTTGGCGCACTTCATGAACGTTTGCTGACAGCCATCGTCCGAATCACACTGCTTTTCAGCTTCAAACACTCTGTAGGGTAGTATCTGGAACCTCTGTGGTCTGACGCTGAAGTCATCATAGCATTCGATAATAATCCAGGGATATCTAACGAATTATACGAAGACAGGGAAACAAAATGTTTATGAATTATATACATCGGCAATGAAGTTGAATCCCTTGAACAGTATTAAGGACGCAACGATTTTCAGTCCGCTTCTTCACAGCCTTGAGCCGCTGAAAATAAAGCACATCGAGTGGCTGAAGGTAAGGTGGAGTCGAGGAGGGATGATCCCGACCACAGATCGCTATACATATATGGATTCTATCACAATATGTTCCGGTCGAGAAACTGCGTATGATAAGATGTTGCGACATGCGCTATTTCGTGATTACGTTGGACTTCCAGATCCCCTgaacaaaatgttgtaaatttagCATGTGGAACGTCTGGGGATTTTATACAGCACTGCTGCcttgtcgtgatggcaccgatgccgggaatcgaaccaagatatattaagtcccatagcatatattaagttaaggagattagaattgaactagtggatccccagtacaggagaccactaggaatgtataaacgaaaggataaagagttttcttacaagaagaattatggttattaattgtgtaaaatgtgctactttatatttgaaacatttagaattggatatgtgaaattacttgttcttcaagtcctgctacggaaggcttatgagtaacttgttattgagttgtaatcttatctatgtaaactgaccaagggttgagtaaatgaacagtggctagctacaagcacaaatccatcattcagaataattagcattgggagagacaaggaaagaatacatgactcatggaaggatggagcatcggaaaatctccacttcatggcaaaacattccactcagtgagagatatgagttaggctgagtgagacagagaataagtggttctgagattgaccaccatagcaccacctactggagagggatcccagttgggggtagactagtactagggtgggagttccccctctcactagttagcaagggccagaccaggatatatatacaagctgccgaggcttaagggatatctttagtcttggacaggagaacgctctacgtaggtcaagaacgtcggtaataagactggaggtgcttacattcagaatgagagagaggagtaggacatagccgcgttagaagtgatattggaaagacttagtctctcagacagtagtgggagatgcggacttaggcttagagacaagctagagggcaactctcaggttttcaacatagactctacccaggtcggaagtcagtattctaaaagcttccggagcaggcacatcactgaagtatgctgtaaatagacattgtaaatatgtacggtagttgggaagtcagagttgaattcaaatatatatcatattaaatgggactcagtacttcatttaatggttcagggcacccaacccacagattctccaagccgctcgggagaacaaatcgtccagaacatctcgggacaaggtgagtcacgacagcCTCTTAGATATCACTCCACTAACTTCGTCGACCATAACAGATATATTTATATCCTGGGTCAGTGCACAAGCGGACTGCAGTTATGGTGTTAGGCATCTGACTTACAACGTAATGTGTGCATGTCTGAAATGCAAACGTAAACCACAACTTACTTCGATTACTGATCGCCGAATCGAATCAAGCTGCTGCGCTACCTCTACCGTATATTATAGCGGACAAAACTTGATAAAGAAAATTATAGGAAATATACACTCTCTGAAATTACATTCCAGCGTTCGTAAATTACTATCTACaatttttcttcttattttcttccacttttccctcaCCTTGTCGTCGCACGCATGGACTTGACCCTGCTTTATAGCCagacgcccttcccgacgccaactctatTTTGTTCAGTATTGTTTGTTTATGGTGGTTCGTACTtggtgtgttgtgtatatatgaagAGGTGTTCAAGACAAACACCCTGTCCTAGAGCCACAGCAATTAACCATACGCGGCTAAATACAGATccagccctctgaaccgaatattTACCAGTCAGCCAAAGAGTTAGACCCCATAGTTACCTATTAAGGAAGGCTAATGTGAATTGTTAGGCAGTCCGACTtattagctgaacggtcagcgatgaaaccttcggttcatagggtcccgggttcgatttccggctacaCAATTCGCACCTGCGGCCTCACAGAGTGGGAAAAGCggtaatagaaaaaaaaaaagaaaatgtgaaTTGTAGTACAGCGGAAGTAATACAACGTACTTACCTTACAATTCTAACTCAAAACTACTTACCTCCGATTCACTCCAAGGAGCAGCTTCTCTGCGACGTCCCAGTCACGTGGCGTTGGGTTGTTTCTGGAACCTTTTTATGAACTTCTGTATAATTCAGATGTTCACTGAGCTTGGGACAACAAGGGCCAATTCTGATGTGGAATAAGCCCTGGTGTGAGTCTGAATGAGCTGTATTCAGACTATTAATGACAGGTGTGTTAGTTACTCGGTAATTATCATGTATTCTGGAGATGgtgtgtttgaaccccattgtcaggAGCCTTGaaaacggttttccatggtttcctatttttcactaTAGGTAAATGTTAGGACTGTACCTTGGTTAAGACCACAACCACTACCTTGTCAGTTCGTTCAGCCTAGCTGAAAACTGACTTGTGTTCGTGTGACGCTAAACAGTCAAAAATAAAGCACAGCTATGACATTGTGAGTAAATGTTTGGGAGGAAATGTTTATAATAACATTTCAAGGAAaataataaatttgttttttcCGCTTTGTGATGGATAGTAGTCTATTTTATCGTGTATATGTATATAATATAAGACCATGTTACCTTGCCTTGGTGGGGAGACTtgcgagccgtaggtgcaaccatatcggatagcTGTCTGTCGAGAGAGCACACTAACAAACGGTTAATCGAAAGGtgggggagtagcagcctttcggaagtaaCAAGGGCGGTGGTCTGGATGATTGACCGATATGGTCTTGTGATAGTATTTAACTtgccttagctgtgttgataatggtatacggctgaaagcaacgtgaaactacagtcgtaactgaTTGCTcatgacatgcagctctctctgtatgaatgaatgatgtgcAGATTATGGCTTattcccaggtaaaatattccggaggtaaattagtcccccatttggatctctagATGGGGAGAGCCCGTGAgggagcaatcatcaggaagatgaatgcTGAGACTCACCGAGTGGGAGCGTACAATGTAAGAATtttgaatagttgtggtaggttagataatctgagaacggaaatggatagactaaagtgagGTGTAGTTGTTATAAGTGATGTTGACAGGAAgagtaggatttttggtcaggagactacagaattatcaacacaatcaAACAGGAAAAGTGCTGGAGTTGGTTTAATAAGAGATAGACGATTTAACACAATATGTGAAAGGAGACGAGAATATTTAGTTATTGTgacagaaaatgaaatggcgtatggcttttagtgccgggtgtgtcctaggacatgttcggctcgccaggtgcaggtcttttgatttgaattccgtaggcgacctgcgcgtcgtgatgaggattaaatgctgatgaaggtgacacatacacccagctcccgtgccagcgaaattagccaatgatatttcaaattcccgaccctgctgggaatcgaacccggggtccttgtgaccaaaagccagcacgctaaccatttagccatggagccggacagtgtgactggagactggaatgcagtggtatgcCAAGGAAGGGAAGGGAACGCCGTAGGACAATTCGGACGGGAACAttggaacgaaagaggaagtcggctggttgaattctgcactgatcataatttagtccttgataatacttggtccaaacaccaaaaacgacggctttatacgtggatgagacctggagacacaggaaggtatcagatagacttaattagagattcagaaaccaggtgttggattgcaagaccttcgcAGGAGCTGACGTGCATACTGGCCATAACTTAATGGTCATTAAATgttatctgaagttgaagaaattgaagaaaggacggaATGTAAGAAGATGGAATTTATATAATttgaaagagtgtgagggatttttTTTAGCGATATGTagaacaaggactaaatgaaaaggatgaaagaagatgatgaagagtggacagtcacgAAGAATGATGTCAGTAGGATTTTGAAAAAAAAGTTACGGTGAAAGTTAAGATCAAGTgggaatcaatggataactctggagatattagacctgatcgatgaacgacaaaAGGACAAGAATGAAAAATatgaggaaggaagaaaagaatacaggcgattcaaGAATATCATAGAtataaagtgcaggacagctaaggaagaatggctgaaagagaagtgcaaggatgttgaaggttgtatgattgTAGGAAAGGTGTTGCTGCATGAAGGAAATTCAAGgaatcctttggagaaaggaaaactaggtgtatgaataataagagctcagatggaaaaccacttctgggaaAATAAGACAAGAcggaaaggtggcaggaacatattcaacaatggCATGATAAGATTCTGGAACAAGGTGAGGCTGtttgatgctggtgaaatgggagaaccaattttgaggtcagaattcgacagagctttgagatacacaaatgggaacaaggcacctggcATGGATGACATATCTTTAGAATTACtgcctgccttaggagaaaccagcagggcaaagttattccatttagtgtgtaatatgTATGATAAAGGAGAAGTGCTGTCCGATTTGAGAATgagtgttgttatacctattcccaagaagtcagatgctgacaagtgtgaaaaataccgcaccattagtaTAATATCTCACGCTTGCAAGATGTTAATacatattatttagagaagaatggaaagacaaattgaagctgagttgagagacgatcagtttgacttcagaagaaatgtaaaggAGATCAGAAAGGAAttcggaaaaggaatcacaatccaaggggaggaaatcaaaactctgagatttgtcgatgatatcattattttatctgagactacagaagatctggtgaaattgctgaatggtatgaacagagtcttgaggagggagtacaagatgaaaataaataagtccaaaacaaatgtaatggagtgcagtcgaacgtagTCAGCTAacgcaggaaatattatattacctaataaagtcttaaaggaagtacatgaatattgatACTTGGGCAGCAGAATAACTAATGATGATAAGAATTAAGGAGAACACGAAATACAGACTAGCACAgacaaggcctttcttaaggaaataaatgTGCTCAATTCATACGTTGATATACTGTCGTAAATTAAAAAGACATTTTTGAGGatattgcatggaagtgaaacacgggtgatacctagctcagaaagaagcttttgaaatgtggtggtacagaagaacgatgaaagtgagatgggtagatcgaatcacgaatgaaatgataccgaattgaattggtgagaggagaacgatttggcgaaatttgaccagaagaagaaattaaatggtaggacacatcttaagacaattgttctctttttacaacttgctttacgtcacaccgacacagatacttcttatggcgacgatggggtaggaaaggtctaggagtggcaagagtggaaaggaatcggccgtggccttaattatggtacgaaTGGGAacggtcccggcatttgcctggtgtgaaaatgggaaaccacggaaaactaccttcagagctgcagacagtggggctcgaacccactgtctcccggatgcaggctcacagctgcgcgcccctaaccgcacggccaactcacccggtcacatcttaagacacccaggacttgttcagttggtttttgagagaagtgaaGGTCTGCCATTCCGCATTCAGGAAAGGAACGAGaactttaaataatatatttgttATGAAAATAATAATGGGCAAATATGTAAAGGGAAAAGGTGGTAAGTTATACATTGCAGCTATCGATTTACGAAATGCCTTTGATTCTATCAGCAGACGGGGGGGTCATTGCGAAACTGGGTGGAATAAGGCTGTCACACAAAAATATTACTGCTATAGGAGGAGTACTTACAGGGCTTAGATGTACGATTAAAGTGAAGGAAGACTCATAATAGGAGAAATACAATCAAATACTGGACTAATGTAAGGGTACAATCTATCACTTATTAGGAACATATGTACAACGTATTTTTGAccatttgttatttttgttatttacttCCAAATTTAATAAATTAATCACAGTGCAAACTGTGAAATCCATACAGAAAATTGACAATGATAAACGAGGTAACAGATAAAAAGCTAATTGATTACGAGTTTTGGCTAGGTAACGCTAAGAAATGTTTTCTAAAcgacacgtattattattattattattattattattattattattattattattattattattattattattattatttcagagcaTTATTAGTTCTTGGAGGTAGTGAACTACCTGCTTAATTATTGGTCTTTGGAATCCAGTAACATGAAACGTGCATCGTGAGGAAAGTTATTGGAGCACTACTGACGGGAGAAGATAAAGAAAAGTCATTATTTTTGCTAGCTCATTTTTAAACAAGATTATTGAGGCTGTTATGATATCTCAATAGGCAGGATATCTCGTTTTATCCGTAAACTTAAAGGAGTGGGGAAAGGAACAAGGCTCGTCTTACGGTGTCATATAGACTATATGATACCAATAACAAAATGATACAACATTTGAAAGTGTTAGGACAGTAAAGACAAGGTTTATGAAGTTCTCTGGTGAAGTACAATCAACAATATACTCTCTTGTACTTTCACTTAAATATATGTTCTTTATAGTAATTGAAACATTGCATGTTACAATTTATCACAGAATTCAAATATTTGGCATTTAAATGATGACATACCCAGCTATTCCCATTTTTTAATGAGAAGTATTTATGTTATAATCCGTATTGTAAACTTCTTTAAATCTTCTTGCTGCTGGGTGACTTTGTAACATGTCCTTTCTTTTTCAGACCAAGAAAGGTAACTTAATCGGAGGAATACATTTATATTGGAGTTCATTGGTTTTGGCCTTATAAGACGGAAGTAATCTTCCTTTATTTTTTGGCTGCAGTTGAGTATGTAATTTGTATTAAATTAAATGTTTTGGAGCTCTGTCTTTGCTTTGACGTACAGATCAGTGATCCTGCCTCAAAATATCGACCATTCCATACATTCTGTTGTTGACTTTAGATAATAGTTATTCTTCCTATGAGGGCATCGTTTCAATTAACAACCACCTCTCCTGCTAATGAAACTGATTTCATAACTTGTTCTATACCCTGGGAAAATTATTTCGACCAGTTTTCCCCTCAACAGTTACGTCGGTTTCTTCGTTAGCGTTAGTCAGATGAACATAATACATTTCATGCACCAAGTATATGACGAAAGTACTGTAATGTACGTTCAATTTTGGCTTCattacatcatttcatttcattaaatcaatataaattaattaaaggtCGATCTCCCTTGATTTGAAATAATAACAATGTCCACTTCATAATAGATGGGAGAAATATGATTCTGTTCTGTACAAGGAGAAAACGTTACATAGTTTGACTAACATTACATTAAGGAAGCATTTTTTTGTTGACGTCTTTTCATATGGTTTAGAATTCTCTTCATTGTTAAAGCAATAGAACTGCACTTTTCGTTGTAACAggagtaaaaataaaaaacagaggTCTCCTTTGGAAATTAATAACTTTTAGATGTGGTGGGTGGTCTTTCACAGCATTCAAGGCTGACTCACAAAGAGGAAACTTAGAGTTATATTGACACCGAACAATAACAAAGAGTTTACATGATGAGGGATTCAGCATTTAGAAGCACTCAAACCCACTTGGATTCTTCACATATATTCTCAGTTCTCTTACCAACGCATTCTCAAGAAAACTGGCGTCATAATGAAGCACTATAAGCGAAATTAACAACCTGTTCTTCACATTAAGTTATCACAGGGGTTGTGAACGAGGCTAGCTTATATATTTATTTCTGGAACAGAACTGCCTTCTGTAAAATAAAGGTACGTTATACTTCTTATTTGTTGAGACAGGTATCCGATATAGATGGTTTACTGTAGATATGtcattttcacatagaatttcctTTGAAAGCTGTTTCTGTTTGATACAATTGCAAAGCTCACTTATGATAAGAATGCAAGCAAAGAGAGTGCAAGATGACTTTCTGAAATTCTTTTCTTTTGGATGCGAAATTTATTGCACGACTGTGTCTGAGGCATTTTCTACCGTTAGTGTCCGGAGATATATAGTTGCGCCGTTGCCGTCTTAATCTAGTTTCATTGCTGTCCTCAGTTAATATAGAAGAATTTCCAACTGCTTCGCTTCCATTTTATAGTCAGCTGAACATTGTTTGTAATTAGTATTCCACATACAAAAAGTGAGGCATACCATTCCAGGAAGAAGTTACATATGTTACAGAATCTAAAAGGAATCCTCTTCTGGTTCTTCACTGCAGATATTCCATGTTAGTTCCATAGTCACCCTACTTGTTAAGAAATCCTCAGCGATGGTCATCACGGTCAATTATTATGGaatcattcttaaatttaaactGATAACATGGAAAATATTTTCCCTGAGATGCAGTGTATTGAGAAAAGGAAACTTTACATCAAATACAGCTAACTTACACAACGTTCGCGCAAGAAACATCTAAATACAGTATCGGAACATTGATTTTTAAGCAAGTGGAAAATAGTGGCCAATTTGATGCCTGAAAGTTAACTCTAAAAGTCAGTTAATTTACCTGCTGAATGCACAAGTATGCTGTACTTGATGCTTCCTTAAATAAATTCATATTGTTTTCATCATTGTTATCAAACGTTCCCTTTctctaatattaaataaatattacactTTACAGAGATCAGTTGAGGTGCATTTCCTAATATTCATCAGTTACAGAAACAACATATCCCTGGTTGAAACCATTTCTTTCCCTATTGCACTTAACTTTGAAGTACTGCACATACTTccaaaaactatatatatatacatacacatattcTTCCAATAAGTCATTTTGATCAACATTCAAAAAACTGAATTGATTTCGCATAACTTTTATTCCATAGATGATGTGGCATTTAACATAAAACTTTCATTCTGAAGGGCCAGAAAGAATGAACGAACAAGGTTAAAAATTTGGGAATTCTTTactcatcaatgacgaaagagtaTTGCaaggattgttttttttttaattgtcttTTGCAAACCAGATATTCTACTCCTTGTAGGTAATCGCAACCTACACTTGATCAAGGTACTGCATTCCTCCTTTTAGAAAACACGGTCACATAATTTTAAATACACCAAAGGACTGGGCTGAGAAAGAATGACGGGTCAGTTAAATACACACTTGCTTGATCTTTACATATATTTGTGGAGTGTGGAGACAAAGAGTGCTCCATGCAGAACACGAATGATATGTGTTGTACGGGACTTGGAGTTCATTCATCTTCTCACTGGAAGAATTACAGCGGACTATTTCCTCTTGTTTCACAGTGATTAATTTTCTTCTACAAAACTATAGATACCTAGTCCTCAAATGTTCGATAGACTAGAGACAAGCGTCCGTGTCCCTTATTTCTATATAGACTTTGGTATTATGGCGTAATGATACGATCACGCATTTTAAAACAAATAGTAGTTTCCGTCACTTTATATCAAATAATTGTTCGACATAATAAAACATTTTTCTGTCTGTCTTTATAATAATCTATGAACACCGTACAAGTAGGCATCTATTTACAAGTCTCGTTCTCACATTGTTCTTTATTAAAGCACCATATAATGTACTTCGTCTTGTATATTGCACAATATTACCCGGTACCGGTCGGGTACGCTATTGTATAGATGAAGGCTGAAGCTGGAGCGGCTTTTCTGCCAGACTGGAGAAGTAGAAGATTTAATCCTACGCCACAATGGAGCCTTGGCTCCCGCTGTTAACGGGGGACAATCAATACACGAAGCTAGTGGGGCTTGCTCGATTGTGCTACTTGCCCGCCTGCCAAGTATTCATAGCAAGGACCGTATGACGGCTGGAAAAAGTCGATCATTTTTCCTGAAAAGCTCTCCTTGGGTTATTTTCTATAGTGAAAGAATTTCGAGCCTCTAGGCGTTTTACATCAATGTGGCAGCCTCGATGAATCGTCGTGTTATTTCTCCCCAGTAAGAGTGGTGGGGTGGTTGTCGTATTAGTCTTGGCGTTACAGCACAGGTGGCTGGGTCACAAGATCTTGGAGATGTAAGCCGGGCCCGGAGGTGGTAACAAGAAGGGCGCCAGGAAGGCGTGGCTACTGCCAGCGGGGACGGCTGGGAACGAGGACGGTGGAGCTGGGCCCAGACTGCTGCCCGGACCGCTCGCTTCATGCAGTTTTCGCATGTGCTTTTTCAGATCAAAGTTTCTGCAAAAGCCTTTCCCACAAATTTTGCAGGTGAAGGGTTTCTTGTCGTTGTGCGTATGCATGTGAAATGTCAAGTTGTAAATCTGATGGAAAGCCTTATTGCAAATCGTACACTTGTAAGCTTTCTCGCCGCTGTGTGTCAGTTTGTGGTTCTTGTAATTGCCTTTTTGGTGGAAACCCTTACCACAGTACTCACAAACGAACGGTTTATAACCCGCATGTATTCTCGCATGCGTGTTGAGTGTCGAACTGCGGTTGAAGGCCTTGCCACAGGTGTGACATTTGTGCGGTTTTTCTGATGTATGGATGATCTTGTGGCGACACAGCGTCGACGCCTGTCTAAACCCCTTTCCACATATCTTACAAACGAACGGTCTGGCTCCTGTATGAACTGGCATATGCCGTGTAAGGTTGTAATGTGCGTTGAAGATTTTACCACATTCGGGGCACGTGAAACTCTTCTGTTTGCCGGATGCTGGAACACCCTGACTGGACCTTTTAGTTGACACTGTATCTTGGGTATCTTGAGGTTTGGGAGAACGCGACTCTCGTGGTACAACACAACCCACCGTTCCTGGACCGGAGTTAGAAGATACGTTAGGAGCCCCAC includes:
- the LOC136863465 gene encoding fez family zinc finger protein erm-like, with the translated sequence MQPFQTGVMPSESSVSAATVASERGRPSSSSSNARSLTFSIAKIMEPDNKRVAEPVISFPQLPYPVQLDSAFKKYVPTFRPQDFLQQYPLLYYHPNQLLRVSYPTSNSGVEPTPVPLAVPEVRGAPNVSSNSGPGTVGCVVPRESRSPKPQDTQDTVSTKRSSQGVPASGKQKSFTCPECGKIFNAHYNLTRHMPVHTGARPFVCKICGKGFRQASTLCRHKIIHTSEKPHKCHTCGKAFNRSSTLNTHARIHAGYKPFVCEYCGKGFHQKGNYKNHKLTHSGEKAYKCTICNKAFHQIYNLTFHMHTHNDKKPFTCKICGKGFCRNFDLKKHMRKLHEASGPGSSLGPAPPSSFPAVPAGSSHAFLAPFLLPPPGPAYISKIL